Proteins from a genomic interval of Rosa chinensis cultivar Old Blush chromosome 2, RchiOBHm-V2, whole genome shotgun sequence:
- the LOC112188715 gene encoding telomere-associated protein RIF1 isoform X1, with protein MSNLSDQLQQIKSLISSPTKSNKSLAYSTLSHLQQQSSDALIQTLALSSQSLLRWIVDDIHDDDEEIAAQALKCLGFMIYHPAIVSEISVEDVKLVLESLVKLITTTKIKSVCNLGVWCISIQQLSEPLLAPHFHSLLRAVVHAIDNPIGSLSTTFEAIQAVIKLATLLSESMRELSHIWAPPIYRRLLSSDKRDRDMSERCLLKIRSTIIPPPIDLSKVLVRDLKTKLLTMMHDMLTSGMKVQTIQAWGWYIRLLGSHALKNRHLINDMLKIPEKTFSDHDSQVQIASQVAWEGLIDALIHPPMILPCATNAAKEDDGTQKKGTHKGNSGDTQNTGSLKSVRLIMTPLIGIMLSNCDVSVHMACLNTWCYLLHRLDTSLNDSSMINLVVDPIFEAAFQLDPDGKSFWARDLCINLLDDFISAKCKPQGYEPRNQVSQQLSAKTSMNAPIISGSCSWKQYPIKWLPWDLSLLDFHLKMIYSLIRQPSRQTVCHDNRDAPLRLFRAVLKGVEQEFKRSSIDYDDIMLCLNAVLKFLRNMCEELSLDGSDRNGLHHLSLQYMEAVSEVIEPTLMGSPLYRVALNIKYIENLQMIPDVGYEKSGVCSIGYMELVSPMVYLSVLYFTVVVRSTFSTSKADYILQGMQQYFKFMLSSFGPLESLVITTELLYKHTGPGCLTMWIAIAESLKNYINDVKDLSLFKMDSESKGCYAMSHLMSYPLLVCSCAQKDIMSAMSGCPLETPSSPWMNTELEQVITLWKSLYGSICTSLSGCIIVGSFSEALVSVLDRCLDKYTSMLTCTNELHLNFKDLDLHLISLYGDAFMCILKNSSSSESSSDGNTKHYYDYKITSGIKGCLTLAIRYMKLLQTKIGTDAPIGLPMFSSCRLCSALALFIRSLHLKQDIVSFFEMISCPLLEWLGYMEMQDEGTSDQFELLWTEMLNCLRRSQPPIVFDSAFLKLQASILEKTLDHSKLSISEPTITFWNSIYGEQINLDYPQTLLHVLDKLWRQGRINLHKRSLPLQRCQSKSEAITAPPRFTVNTAHNRGSKRVELVENTRDTKQKEMPHLSLKRKRSELTEHQKEVRRAQRGRGRDCGGHGIGIQTYTTLDFSQGNEDSQGNEDLQDSEDIRNPECILQMLRNR; from the exons ATGTCGAATCTCTCAGACCAGCTCCAACAAatcaaatccctaatttcttcaCCCACCAAATCAAACAAGTCACTCGCTTACTCCACTCTGTCACACCTTCAACAACAGTCCTCCGATGCTCTGATTCAAACACTCGCGCTGAGCTCGCAGAGCCTTCTCCGTTGGATCGTCGACGATATTCACGACGACGATGAAGAAAT TGCGGCGCAGGCATTGAAATGTTTGGGTTTTATGATATACCATCCGGCCATTGTTTCCGAAATTTCAG TGGAGGATGTGAAGTTGGTTTTGGAATCATTGGTTAAACTCATTACAACTACGAAAATTAAG TCGGTTTGTAATTTAGGAGTGTGGTGCATATCTATACAACAGCTGAGTGAACCACTTTTGGCTCCCCATTTCCATTCTCTTTTGCGCGCAGTAGTTCATGCCATTGACAATCCCATTGGTTCTCTGTCAACAACTTTTGAGGCTATTCAG GCTGTCATTAAGCTAGCTACTCTTTTAAGTGAGAGCATGAGAGAGTTGTCTCATATATGGGCACCTCCAATATATAGAAGACTGCTTAGCTCTGATAAGAGAGACAGGGATATGTCAGAAAGGTGTCTGTTGAAGATTAGATCCACAATCATACCCCCTCCAATAGATCTCTCCAAG GTACTTGTCAGAGATTTAAAGACAAAGTTGCTCACTATGATGCACGATATGCTAACCAGTGGTATGAAGGTTCAAACTATTCAAGCATGGGGATGGTATATCCGCTTACTAGGGTCTCATGCCTTGAAGAACAGACATTTAATTAATGATATGCTGAAAATTCCCGAGAAAACATTTTCAGATCACGACTCACAAGTTCAGATTGCTTCCCAG GTTGCCTGGGAAGGTCTTATTGATGCTCTTATTCACCCTCCAATGATATTACCGTGTGCAACAAATGCTGCAAAAGAGGATGATGGTACGCAAAAAAAGGGAACACATAAAGGAAACAGTGGTGACACCCAAAACACTGGATCTTTGAAAAGCGTAAGGCTGATCATGACACCACTGATAGGCATCATGTTGAGTAACTGTGATGTATCTGTCCACATGGCTTGCTTGAACACATGGTGCTATCTATTACATAGACTTGATACCTCTCTGAATGATTCTTCAATGATCAACCTGGTAGTAGACCCTATCTTTGAAGCAGCTTTTCAACTTGATCCTGATGGTAAGAGCTTCTGGGCTAGGGATCTGTGCATTAATTTGCTTGATGATTTTATATCAGCAAAATGTAAACCTCAAGGCTATGAACCACGTAACCAGGTAAGCCAGCAGTTATCAGCCAAAACCTCTATGAATGCTCCCATTATATCTGGCAGTTGCTCATGGAAGCAGTATCCTATTAAATGGTTGCCATGGGATTTAAGTCTGTTGGACTTTCATTTAAAGATGATCTACAGTCTCATCCGTCAACCATCAAGGCAAACTGTCTGCCATGATAACAGGGATGCTCCCTTAAGGTTATTTAGAGCTGTTTTGAAAGGAGTTGAACAGGAGTTCAAGAGGTCGTCCATCGATTATGATGATATTATGTTGTGTTTGAATGCAGTATTGAAGTTCTTAAGAAATATGTGTGAAGAACTAAGTCTGGATGGTAGTGACAGAAATGGCTTGCATCATCTATCACTTCAGTATATGGAGGCTGTCAGCGAGGTGATAGAACCTACTCTAATGGGATCCCCTCTTTACAGGGTGGCATTGAACATCAAGTATATTGAAAACCTGCAAATGATTCCTGACGTTGGATATGAAAAATCAGGTGTCTGCTCTATTGGTTATATGGAACTTGTTTCGCCAATGGTTTATTTAAGCGTACTTTATTTCACTGTGGTGGTTCGGTCAACTTTTAGTACGTCCAAAGCTGACTACATTCTGCAGGGAATGCAgcaatattttaaatttatgttATCATCTTTTGGTCCCCTGGAAAGTCTCGTTATCACAACTGAATTATTGTACAAGCACACAGGGCCAGGCTGCTTAACGATGTGGATAGCAATAGCAGAAAGTCTGAAAAACTACATAAATGATGTGAAGGATCTTTCATTGTTCAAAATGGACTCTGAGAGTAAGGGTTGTTATGCCATGAGCCATCTAATGTCCTATCCACTGCTTGTATGCTCCTGCGCCCAGAAAGACATTATGTCAGCAATGAGTGGATGTCCCTTAGAAACCCCTTCTTCTCCATGGATGAATACTGAGCTTGAACAAGTTATCACATTATGGAAGTCCCTCTATGGTTCTATCTGTACCTCACTGTCTGGGTGTATCATTGTTGGCAGTTTCTCTGAGGCTCTAGTTTCTGTATTGGACAGGTGCCTTGACAAGTATACTAGCATGCTTACATGTACTAACGAGCTTCACTTAAACTTCAAGGATTTGGATCTTCATCTCATTTCCTTATATGGTGATGCTTTTATGTGTATTCTGAAAAATTCCAGTTCTTCAGAATCAAGTTCCGATGGAAATACCAAGCATTACTATGATTACAAGATCACTAGTGGCATTAAAGGCTGCTTGACTTTGGCCATTAG ATATATGAAGCTGTTGCAGACAAAGATAGGAACAGACGCACCAATTGGTCTTCCTATGTTCTCTAG TTGCAGGTTATGTTCTGCATTGGCACTCTTCATCAGGTCCCTTCACTTGAAGCAAGATATTGTTTCCTTCTTTGAG ATGATATCATGTCCACTGCTTGAGTGGCTGGGATACATGGAAATGCAAGATGAGGGCACCAGTGATCAATTTGAACTCCTATGGACCGAAATGCTTAATTGTTTAAGACGAAGTCAGCCTCCAATAGTCTTTGATTCTGCATTTCTCAAACTCCAGGCCTCTATCCTTGAGAAAACTCTTGATCACTCAAAACTGTCCATTTCAGAGCCAACCATCACCTTTTGGAACTCCATATATGGCGAACAGATCAACTTGGATTACCCTCAGACCTTGCTCCATGTCCTGGACAAGCTCTGGAGACAGGGAAGAATAAACCTCCACAAGAGAAGCCTACCTCTTCAAAGATGTCAATCTAAATCGGAAGCCATCACTGCTCCACCGAGATTCACGGTCAATACAGCACACAATAGAGGCTCTAAAAGAGTAGAACTAGTAGAGAATACCAGAGACACTAAGCAGAAGGAAATGCCACATTTGAGTTTGAAAAGGAAGAGGTCGGAACTCACTGAGCATCAGAAGGAAGTGAGACGAGCACAACGAGGAAGGGGAAGGGATTGTGGCGGACACGGCATTGGTATCCAGACTTACACAACACTCGACTTTTCACAAGGGAATGAGGACTCACAGGGGAATGAGGATTTGCAAGACAGCGAAGATATCCGGAATCCAGAATGCATTTTGCAGATGTTGAGGAACAGATAG
- the LOC112188715 gene encoding telomere-associated protein RIF1 isoform X2 has product MSNLSDQLQQIKSLISSPTKSNKSLAYSTLSHLQQQSSDALIQTLALSSQSLLRWIVDDIHDDDEEIAAQALKCLGFMIYHPAIVSEISVEDVKLVLESLVKLITTTKIKSVCNLGVWCISIQQLSEPLLAPHFHSLLRAVVHAIDNPIGSLSTTFEAIQAVIKLATLLSESMRELSHIWAPPIYRRLLSSDKRDRDMSERCLLKIRSTIIPPPIDLSKVLVRDLKTKLLTMMHDMLTSGMKVQTIQAWGWYIRLLGSHALKNRHLINDMLKIPEKTFSDHDSQVQIASQVAWEGLIDALIHPPMILPCATNAAKEDDGTQKKGTHKGNSGDTQNTGSLKSVRLIMTPLIGIMLSNCDVSVHMACLNTWCYLLHRLDTSLNDSSMINLVVDPIFEAAFQLDPDGKSFWARDLCINLLDDFISAKCKPQGYEPRNQVSQQLSAKTSMNAPIISGSCSWKQYPIKWLPWDLSLLDFHLKMIYSLIRQPSRQTVCHDNRDAPLRLFRAVLKGVEQEFKRSSIDYDDIMLCLNAVLKFLRNMCEELSLDGSDRNGLHHLSLQYMEAVSEVIEPTLMGSPLYRVALNIKYIENLQMIPDVGYEKSGVCSIGYMELVSPMVYLSVLYFTVVVRSTFSTSKADYILQGMQQYFKFMLSSFGPLESLVITTELLYKHTGPGCLTMWIAIAESLKNYINDVKDLSLFKMDSESKGCYAMSHLMSYPLLVCSCAQKDIMSAMSGCPLETPSSPWMNTELEQVITLWKSLYGSICTSLSGCIIVGSFSEALVSVLDRCLDKYTSMLTCTNELHLNFKDLDLHLISLYGDAFMCILKNSSSSESSSDGNTKHYYDYKITSGIKGCLTLAIRYMKLLQTKIGTDAPIGLPMFSRLCSALALFIRSLHLKQDIVSFFEMISCPLLEWLGYMEMQDEGTSDQFELLWTEMLNCLRRSQPPIVFDSAFLKLQASILEKTLDHSKLSISEPTITFWNSIYGEQINLDYPQTLLHVLDKLWRQGRINLHKRSLPLQRCQSKSEAITAPPRFTVNTAHNRGSKRVELVENTRDTKQKEMPHLSLKRKRSELTEHQKEVRRAQRGRGRDCGGHGIGIQTYTTLDFSQGNEDSQGNEDLQDSEDIRNPECILQMLRNR; this is encoded by the exons ATGTCGAATCTCTCAGACCAGCTCCAACAAatcaaatccctaatttcttcaCCCACCAAATCAAACAAGTCACTCGCTTACTCCACTCTGTCACACCTTCAACAACAGTCCTCCGATGCTCTGATTCAAACACTCGCGCTGAGCTCGCAGAGCCTTCTCCGTTGGATCGTCGACGATATTCACGACGACGATGAAGAAAT TGCGGCGCAGGCATTGAAATGTTTGGGTTTTATGATATACCATCCGGCCATTGTTTCCGAAATTTCAG TGGAGGATGTGAAGTTGGTTTTGGAATCATTGGTTAAACTCATTACAACTACGAAAATTAAG TCGGTTTGTAATTTAGGAGTGTGGTGCATATCTATACAACAGCTGAGTGAACCACTTTTGGCTCCCCATTTCCATTCTCTTTTGCGCGCAGTAGTTCATGCCATTGACAATCCCATTGGTTCTCTGTCAACAACTTTTGAGGCTATTCAG GCTGTCATTAAGCTAGCTACTCTTTTAAGTGAGAGCATGAGAGAGTTGTCTCATATATGGGCACCTCCAATATATAGAAGACTGCTTAGCTCTGATAAGAGAGACAGGGATATGTCAGAAAGGTGTCTGTTGAAGATTAGATCCACAATCATACCCCCTCCAATAGATCTCTCCAAG GTACTTGTCAGAGATTTAAAGACAAAGTTGCTCACTATGATGCACGATATGCTAACCAGTGGTATGAAGGTTCAAACTATTCAAGCATGGGGATGGTATATCCGCTTACTAGGGTCTCATGCCTTGAAGAACAGACATTTAATTAATGATATGCTGAAAATTCCCGAGAAAACATTTTCAGATCACGACTCACAAGTTCAGATTGCTTCCCAG GTTGCCTGGGAAGGTCTTATTGATGCTCTTATTCACCCTCCAATGATATTACCGTGTGCAACAAATGCTGCAAAAGAGGATGATGGTACGCAAAAAAAGGGAACACATAAAGGAAACAGTGGTGACACCCAAAACACTGGATCTTTGAAAAGCGTAAGGCTGATCATGACACCACTGATAGGCATCATGTTGAGTAACTGTGATGTATCTGTCCACATGGCTTGCTTGAACACATGGTGCTATCTATTACATAGACTTGATACCTCTCTGAATGATTCTTCAATGATCAACCTGGTAGTAGACCCTATCTTTGAAGCAGCTTTTCAACTTGATCCTGATGGTAAGAGCTTCTGGGCTAGGGATCTGTGCATTAATTTGCTTGATGATTTTATATCAGCAAAATGTAAACCTCAAGGCTATGAACCACGTAACCAGGTAAGCCAGCAGTTATCAGCCAAAACCTCTATGAATGCTCCCATTATATCTGGCAGTTGCTCATGGAAGCAGTATCCTATTAAATGGTTGCCATGGGATTTAAGTCTGTTGGACTTTCATTTAAAGATGATCTACAGTCTCATCCGTCAACCATCAAGGCAAACTGTCTGCCATGATAACAGGGATGCTCCCTTAAGGTTATTTAGAGCTGTTTTGAAAGGAGTTGAACAGGAGTTCAAGAGGTCGTCCATCGATTATGATGATATTATGTTGTGTTTGAATGCAGTATTGAAGTTCTTAAGAAATATGTGTGAAGAACTAAGTCTGGATGGTAGTGACAGAAATGGCTTGCATCATCTATCACTTCAGTATATGGAGGCTGTCAGCGAGGTGATAGAACCTACTCTAATGGGATCCCCTCTTTACAGGGTGGCATTGAACATCAAGTATATTGAAAACCTGCAAATGATTCCTGACGTTGGATATGAAAAATCAGGTGTCTGCTCTATTGGTTATATGGAACTTGTTTCGCCAATGGTTTATTTAAGCGTACTTTATTTCACTGTGGTGGTTCGGTCAACTTTTAGTACGTCCAAAGCTGACTACATTCTGCAGGGAATGCAgcaatattttaaatttatgttATCATCTTTTGGTCCCCTGGAAAGTCTCGTTATCACAACTGAATTATTGTACAAGCACACAGGGCCAGGCTGCTTAACGATGTGGATAGCAATAGCAGAAAGTCTGAAAAACTACATAAATGATGTGAAGGATCTTTCATTGTTCAAAATGGACTCTGAGAGTAAGGGTTGTTATGCCATGAGCCATCTAATGTCCTATCCACTGCTTGTATGCTCCTGCGCCCAGAAAGACATTATGTCAGCAATGAGTGGATGTCCCTTAGAAACCCCTTCTTCTCCATGGATGAATACTGAGCTTGAACAAGTTATCACATTATGGAAGTCCCTCTATGGTTCTATCTGTACCTCACTGTCTGGGTGTATCATTGTTGGCAGTTTCTCTGAGGCTCTAGTTTCTGTATTGGACAGGTGCCTTGACAAGTATACTAGCATGCTTACATGTACTAACGAGCTTCACTTAAACTTCAAGGATTTGGATCTTCATCTCATTTCCTTATATGGTGATGCTTTTATGTGTATTCTGAAAAATTCCAGTTCTTCAGAATCAAGTTCCGATGGAAATACCAAGCATTACTATGATTACAAGATCACTAGTGGCATTAAAGGCTGCTTGACTTTGGCCATTAG ATATATGAAGCTGTTGCAGACAAAGATAGGAACAGACGCACCAATTGGTCTTCCTATGTTCTCTAG GTTATGTTCTGCATTGGCACTCTTCATCAGGTCCCTTCACTTGAAGCAAGATATTGTTTCCTTCTTTGAG ATGATATCATGTCCACTGCTTGAGTGGCTGGGATACATGGAAATGCAAGATGAGGGCACCAGTGATCAATTTGAACTCCTATGGACCGAAATGCTTAATTGTTTAAGACGAAGTCAGCCTCCAATAGTCTTTGATTCTGCATTTCTCAAACTCCAGGCCTCTATCCTTGAGAAAACTCTTGATCACTCAAAACTGTCCATTTCAGAGCCAACCATCACCTTTTGGAACTCCATATATGGCGAACAGATCAACTTGGATTACCCTCAGACCTTGCTCCATGTCCTGGACAAGCTCTGGAGACAGGGAAGAATAAACCTCCACAAGAGAAGCCTACCTCTTCAAAGATGTCAATCTAAATCGGAAGCCATCACTGCTCCACCGAGATTCACGGTCAATACAGCACACAATAGAGGCTCTAAAAGAGTAGAACTAGTAGAGAATACCAGAGACACTAAGCAGAAGGAAATGCCACATTTGAGTTTGAAAAGGAAGAGGTCGGAACTCACTGAGCATCAGAAGGAAGTGAGACGAGCACAACGAGGAAGGGGAAGGGATTGTGGCGGACACGGCATTGGTATCCAGACTTACACAACACTCGACTTTTCACAAGGGAATGAGGACTCACAGGGGAATGAGGATTTGCAAGACAGCGAAGATATCCGGAATCCAGAATGCATTTTGCAGATGTTGAGGAACAGATAG